One genomic segment of Pseudonocardia sp. T1-2H includes these proteins:
- a CDS encoding helix-turn-helix transcriptional regulator codes for MHRRRRVRAALPPVHRGRRHPAGGAAGAAREPSGAAAAEPGRASGRARPRGAGSGQLRVFDAVLSALAAVSVRAPVLLVLEDLHWADRSSRDLLTFLLSRLGGQRLLVLATYRTDDLHRRHPLRPVLSELVRLPAVERLELGPLPPADAVALVERLGGDLLGEAEALELAQRSEGNAFFAEELVTAWNDSGSPGELSGALSDVLLARIERLPAQAQQVLRVASVAGRRVRHDRLGVICAQGPDALDVDELETALREAVARHVLVAESAPGAVEGYSFRHALLREAVYHDLLPGERSRLHGRYAALLAAAPDEPGTAAELARHALAAHDLPRALDASVRAAQEADRQGAPAEVLVHAERAVELWHAVPGAEELTGTDEVQVTLAAAWSASATGDPDRGVALARRAVELVDARRDPHRAADVRVRLAMRLLDRNDYGAEPLAVAREAVAFLADEPPSADQAWAHAVLARACWREDEVEEMRAEAAEALRIARAAAARLRARSGDPEEPEPDDDPQDIAAAEADALITLAVSEEHAGRTGHSRALLSEALPLARGSGNVAVELRIFYNRGISFLEETLLAEASAEFAAAERRTAETGSTWSAYGMDLRVAHVLTLFTAGDWAAAERTARLGGASVSATVAGRLAAAGLLVEIARGRDVEARWTELVAMDTHDDQVLLLLGRTGAESALWRGEPAEAVRRIDHALAHLRRVFTLDMAEIMLCALGLAGRAELGTNPENLTAADALAAAAEHVAAHGLPRAGTLGPEGRAWLAQVRAELGRVHGRSDPQEWAAVVEAFGYDAFRQGIARLRRAEALVGAAVDAGHEGANGRSGAAGLRDEATAELRAAIGTAERLGAVPLAAAVREFAARSGLRLTTAGPAAEPFTPRERAVLALVAGGRTNRQVGEALFISEKTVSVHLSRVMAKLGAGNRTEAVSIAHERGLLAAD; via the coding sequence CTGCATCGACGCCGCCGAGTCCGCGCTGCCCTACCTCCCGTTCACCGAGGTCGTCGGCACCCTGCTGGCGGCGCGGCCGGAGCTGCCCGAGAGCCATCCGGAGCTGCTGCGGCTGAGCCCGGCCGGGCATCAGGACGCGCGCGCCCGCGAGGAGCGGGAAGCGGGCAACTGCGGGTGTTCGACGCCGTGCTGTCCGCGCTCGCGGCGGTCTCGGTGCGGGCACCGGTGCTGCTCGTCCTCGAGGACCTGCACTGGGCGGACCGTTCCAGCCGGGACCTGTTGACCTTCCTGCTCTCCCGGCTCGGCGGGCAGCGGTTGCTCGTGCTCGCCACCTATCGCACGGACGACCTGCACCGACGCCATCCGCTGCGCCCGGTGCTCTCCGAGCTGGTGCGGCTGCCCGCGGTCGAGCGCCTCGAGCTGGGGCCGCTGCCGCCGGCGGACGCGGTCGCCCTCGTGGAGCGGCTGGGTGGGGACCTGCTGGGCGAGGCGGAGGCCCTCGAGCTGGCGCAGCGCAGTGAGGGGAACGCGTTCTTCGCCGAGGAACTGGTCACCGCGTGGAACGACTCAGGCTCGCCGGGCGAGCTCTCCGGCGCCCTGTCGGACGTGCTGCTCGCCCGCATCGAGCGGCTCCCGGCGCAGGCCCAGCAGGTGCTGCGGGTGGCGTCGGTGGCGGGCCGCCGCGTCCGGCACGACCGGTTGGGTGTGATCTGCGCCCAGGGACCGGACGCCCTGGACGTCGACGAACTCGAGACGGCGCTGCGCGAGGCCGTCGCCCGGCACGTGCTGGTGGCCGAGTCCGCGCCCGGCGCCGTCGAGGGCTACTCCTTCCGGCACGCACTGCTCCGGGAGGCCGTCTACCACGATCTTCTGCCCGGGGAGCGGAGCCGACTGCACGGCCGCTACGCCGCCCTGCTGGCCGCGGCACCGGACGAGCCCGGCACCGCCGCGGAGCTGGCCCGGCACGCGCTGGCCGCGCACGACCTGCCCCGGGCGCTCGACGCGTCGGTCCGGGCGGCGCAGGAGGCGGACCGGCAGGGCGCCCCCGCCGAGGTGCTCGTGCACGCCGAGCGGGCGGTCGAGCTGTGGCACGCGGTACCCGGTGCCGAGGAGCTGACCGGCACGGACGAGGTCCAGGTGACGCTGGCCGCGGCCTGGTCGGCGAGCGCCACCGGAGATCCTGACCGCGGGGTCGCGCTGGCCCGGCGGGCCGTGGAGCTGGTCGACGCCCGGCGGGATCCGCACCGCGCGGCGGACGTACGCGTCCGCCTCGCGATGCGGCTGCTGGACCGCAACGACTACGGGGCCGAACCGCTCGCCGTCGCGCGGGAGGCCGTGGCCTTCCTCGCGGACGAGCCCCCATCCGCGGACCAGGCCTGGGCCCACGCCGTGCTGGCCCGGGCCTGCTGGCGCGAGGACGAGGTCGAGGAGATGCGCGCCGAGGCCGCGGAGGCCCTGCGGATCGCCCGCGCCGCCGCGGCCCGGCTCCGTGCCCGTTCCGGGGACCCGGAGGAGCCCGAACCCGACGACGACCCGCAGGACATCGCGGCGGCGGAGGCGGACGCGCTGATCACCCTCGCCGTCTCCGAGGAGCACGCCGGGCGCACCGGGCACTCCCGCGCGCTGCTGTCCGAGGCGCTGCCGCTGGCCCGAGGCTCCGGGAACGTCGCCGTCGAGCTGCGGATCTTCTACAACCGCGGGATCTCGTTCCTGGAGGAGACCCTGCTCGCGGAGGCGTCGGCCGAGTTCGCGGCGGCCGAGCGGCGGACCGCGGAGACCGGGTCGACCTGGAGCGCCTACGGGATGGACCTGCGGGTGGCGCACGTCCTCACCCTCTTCACGGCCGGGGACTGGGCGGCGGCGGAACGTACGGCCCGGCTCGGGGGCGCCTCCGTCTCCGCGACGGTCGCGGGCCGGCTCGCGGCGGCCGGCCTGCTGGTAGAGATCGCGCGGGGCCGGGACGTCGAGGCGCGTTGGACCGAGCTCGTCGCCATGGACACCCACGACGACCAGGTGCTCCTGCTGCTCGGGCGGACCGGGGCGGAGTCCGCGCTCTGGCGGGGCGAGCCCGCCGAGGCGGTCCGGCGGATCGACCACGCCCTGGCCCACCTGCGCCGCGTCTTCACCCTGGACATGGCCGAGATCATGCTCTGCGCGCTGGGCCTCGCGGGCCGGGCGGAGCTGGGCACGAACCCGGAGAACCTGACCGCGGCGGACGCGCTCGCGGCGGCCGCCGAGCACGTCGCGGCGCACGGGCTGCCGAGGGCGGGCACGCTCGGGCCCGAGGGCCGGGCGTGGCTCGCGCAGGTCCGCGCCGAGCTCGGCCGGGTGCACGGCCGCTCGGATCCGCAGGAGTGGGCGGCGGTCGTCGAGGCCTTCGGCTACGACGCGTTCCGGCAGGGGATCGCCCGGCTGCGCCGCGCCGAGGCGTTGGTCGGTGCCGCCGTGGACGCCGGCCACGAGGGGGCGAACGGCCGATCGGGGGCCGCCGGTCTCCGGGACGAGGCGACCGCCGAGCTCCGGGCCGCGATCGGGACCGCGGAACGCCTCGGTGCCGTTCCCCTCGCCGCCGCGGTCCGGGAGTTCGCGGCCCGCTCCGGCCTCCGGCTCACCACCGCGGGTCCTGCCGCCGAACCCTTCACCCCCCGGGAGCGGGCGGTGCTCGCGCTGGTGGCGGGCGGGCGGACGAACCGCCAGGTCGGCGAGGCGCTGTTCATCAGTGAGAAGACGGTCAGCGTCCACCTGTCCCGGGTGATGGCGAAGCTCGGCGCGGGCAACCGCACCGAGGCGGTCTCGATCGCGCACGAACGCGGCCTCCTCGCCGCGGACTGA
- the rpmG gene encoding 50S ribosomal protein L33 — MARNQLRPIVRIRSTAGTGTTYVTRKNRRNDPDRMVLRKYDPVVRRHVDFREER, encoded by the coding sequence ATGGCCCGCAACCAGCTCCGTCCGATCGTGCGGATCCGCTCGACCGCGGGGACCGGCACGACGTACGTGACCCGCAAGAACCGCCGCAACGACCCGGACCGGATGGTCCTGCGCAAGTACGACCCGGTCGTCCGCCGGCACGTCGACTTCCGCGAGGAGCGCTGA
- a CDS encoding FAS1-like dehydratase domain-containing protein: protein MPDESYVGRSLPTAGPFQVGREKIREFATAIGDDSPVFHDVEAARAAGHPDLVAPPTFSVSFTMPLLEAFLRDPAFGWDYTRMVHGDQRITFHRPIHAGDELFTTVNVDDLRSRAGSHMLTVRCEIADDTPVATTTALLVTQAAS, encoded by the coding sequence GTGCCCGACGAGTCCTACGTCGGCCGCTCGCTCCCGACCGCCGGCCCGTTCCAGGTCGGCCGGGAGAAGATCCGCGAGTTCGCCACCGCCATCGGTGACGACTCGCCGGTCTTCCACGACGTCGAGGCCGCCCGAGCAGCCGGACACCCGGACCTGGTCGCTCCGCCGACCTTCTCCGTGTCCTTCACGATGCCGCTGCTCGAGGCGTTCCTCCGTGATCCCGCCTTCGGGTGGGACTACACCCGCATGGTCCACGGCGACCAGCGCATCACGTTCCACCGGCCGATCCACGCCGGGGACGAACTCTTCACGACCGTGAACGTCGACGACCTCCGCAGCCGCGCCGGCAGCCACATGCTGACGGTCCGCTGCGAGATCGCGGACGACACCCCGGTCGCCACCACCACGGCGCTCCTCGTCACGCAGGCGGCGTCGTGA
- the mrf gene encoding ribosome hibernation factor-recruiting GTPase MRF, with product MVLAGLPPVGVEQVIARIRAADPEVVVLHHDLRDVASGTVHRRVRGPGTDTWTDLHLAHGCVSCTLREDLLPRLRALAGTVRRVVLHLDPVLEPEQVCWALRHVLVDGVVLTDLVDLRGVLTVVDAGTWLDDATGDEAVEERGLAELPDDERTLAQVAVGQAEFADVIVRTGTAEAWELARLDAVLARLAPAAGRIPLAELDAGVLELDGLPAAARRGVPDDVHGSLLRGTPPLTPDCGVRLHVFSARRPFHPERFHEAIDLLLDGVVRARGRIWLATRPGDVLWVESAGGGLRVGQVGEWLAAQDADAWERVPEERRALASLGWHPDFGDRAQDLVVLSHDVDADGTDALDAALRGALLTDDELAGGPAAWHRLPDPFGWWHTDPCEPTPGVPASTGTDHHEENS from the coding sequence ATGGTGCTCGCCGGGTTGCCCCCCGTCGGCGTCGAGCAGGTGATCGCGCGGATCCGCGCGGCGGACCCCGAGGTCGTCGTGCTGCACCACGACCTGCGCGACGTCGCGTCCGGCACCGTCCACCGCCGGGTCCGCGGCCCCGGCACGGACACCTGGACCGACCTGCACCTCGCCCACGGCTGCGTCTCCTGCACGCTCCGCGAGGACCTGCTGCCCCGGCTCCGGGCGCTGGCCGGGACGGTCCGCCGGGTGGTGCTGCACCTCGATCCGGTGCTCGAGCCCGAGCAGGTCTGCTGGGCGCTGCGGCACGTGCTCGTCGACGGGGTGGTGCTCACCGACCTCGTGGACCTGCGGGGCGTGCTCACGGTCGTCGATGCCGGGACCTGGCTCGACGACGCGACGGGCGACGAGGCCGTCGAGGAGCGGGGGCTGGCGGAGCTGCCCGACGACGAGCGAACCCTCGCGCAGGTCGCCGTGGGCCAGGCCGAGTTCGCCGACGTGATCGTGCGGACCGGCACCGCCGAGGCCTGGGAGCTCGCCCGGCTCGACGCCGTCCTGGCCCGGCTCGCGCCCGCGGCCGGCCGGATCCCGCTCGCCGAGCTGGACGCGGGTGTCCTGGAGCTCGACGGCCTGCCCGCGGCCGCCCGTCGCGGCGTCCCGGACGACGTCCACGGGTCCCTGCTCCGCGGCACGCCGCCGCTCACGCCGGACTGCGGGGTGCGGCTGCACGTCTTCTCCGCGCGCCGCCCGTTCCATCCCGAGCGGTTCCACGAGGCGATCGACCTGCTGCTCGACGGCGTGGTCCGGGCCCGCGGACGGATCTGGCTGGCCACCCGCCCCGGCGACGTCCTGTGGGTCGAGTCCGCCGGCGGCGGGCTGCGCGTCGGCCAGGTCGGCGAATGGCTCGCCGCGCAGGACGCGGACGCCTGGGAGCGCGTTCCCGAGGAGCGACGGGCGCTGGCCTCACTGGGCTGGCACCCGGACTTCGGCGACCGCGCCCAGGACCTCGTCGTGCTCAGCCACGACGTCGACGCCGACGGGACCGACGCGCTCGACGCGGCCCTTCGCGGCGCCCTGCTCACCGACGACGAGCTGGCGGGCGGCCCGGCCGCCTGGCACCGGCTGCCGGACCCCTTCGGCTGGTGGCACACCGATCCCTGCGAGCCCACCCCCGGGGTCCCCGCCTCGACCGGCACCGATCACCACGAGGAGAACTCCTGA
- the rpsN gene encoding 30S ribosomal protein S14: MATSAKIARNERRKAVVARHAARRAELKALLARPTTPDDERAAARAELDRQPRDASATRVRNRDSVDGRPRAYSRKFGVSRIRLRELAHAGALPGVRKSSW; encoded by the coding sequence ATCGCCACGTCCGCGAAGATCGCCCGCAACGAGCGGCGGAAGGCGGTCGTCGCCCGGCACGCCGCGCGGCGTGCCGAACTGAAGGCGCTGCTCGCCCGGCCCACGACCCCGGACGACGAGCGGGCCGCGGCCCGGGCGGAACTCGACCGTCAGCCCCGGGACGCGAGCGCGACCCGCGTCCGGAACCGGGACTCCGTCGACGGCCGCCCGCGGGCCTACTCCCGGAAGTTCGGGGTGTCCCGGATCAGGCTCCGCGAGCTCGCCCACGCCGGTGCCCTGCCGGGGGTGCGCAAGTCCAGCTGGTGA
- the rpmF gene encoding 50S ribosomal protein L32, with amino-acid sequence MAVPKRRTSRSNTRSRRANWKAARPDLLPVTIDGRRHLVPRRLVKAYERGILRPE; translated from the coding sequence ATGGCCGTCCCCAAGCGCCGCACGTCCCGCTCGAACACCCGCAGCCGCCGCGCGAACTGGAAGGCCGCGCGACCGGACCTGCTCCCCGTCACGATCGACGGGCGACGCCACCTCGTCCCGAGACGCCTGGTGAAGGCCTACGAGCGGGGCATCCTGAGGCCCGAGTGA
- the rpsR gene encoding 30S ribosomal protein S18 yields MARPERPGRPLKRKVNPLHQRRITEVDWKDTALLRTFISDRGKIRARRVTGLTPQQQRRVAVAIRNAREMALLPYPRPGRG; encoded by the coding sequence ATGGCGCGCCCGGAGCGCCCCGGCCGCCCGCTGAAGCGCAAGGTCAATCCCCTGCACCAGCGCCGGATCACCGAGGTCGACTGGAAGGACACCGCGCTGCTGCGCACGTTCATCTCCGACCGCGGCAAGATCCGCGCTCGCCGGGTGACGGGCCTGACGCCGCAGCAGCAGCGGCGGGTCGCCGTCGCCATCCGGAACGCGCGGGAGATGGCCCTGCTGCCGTACCCGCGCCCCGGGCGGGGGTGA
- the rpmB gene encoding 50S ribosomal protein L28 codes for MARRCQLTGREPGFGRNVSHSNRRTPRRFDPNVQSRRYWLASENRFVRLRLSVKGIRTVDRIGVEAAVGRIRSQGEKV; via the coding sequence GTGGCCCGCAGGTGTCAGCTGACGGGACGCGAACCCGGCTTCGGCCGGAACGTGTCCCACTCGAACCGGCGCACCCCGCGCCGGTTCGACCCGAACGTGCAGTCCCGCCGCTACTGGCTGGCGTCGGAGAACCGGTTCGTCCGGCTCCGGCTCTCGGTCAAGGGGATCCGGACCGTGGACCGGATCGGCGTCGAGGCGGCGGTCGGGCGGATCCGGAGCCAGGGGGAGAAGGTCTGA
- the rpmG gene encoding 50S ribosomal protein L33 — translation MGKATDVRPKITLACEECKHRNYITKKNRRNDPDRLEVKKFCPNCGTHRAHRETR, via the coding sequence ATGGGCAAGGCCACCGACGTTAGGCCCAAGATCACGCTGGCCTGCGAGGAGTGCAAGCACCGGAACTACATCACCAAGAAGAACCGGCGCAACGACCCCGACCGCCTCGAGGTCAAGAAGTTCTGCCCGAACTGCGGGACTCACCGGGCGCACCGCGAGACCCGCTGA
- a CDS encoding MaoC/PaaZ C-terminal domain-containing protein → MSTPEPNRVAKGDASPLQVHLTRADLVRYAGASGDFNPIHWSDRVATGAGLPGVIAHGMLTMATAGRLVTNWIGDPTALRTFGVRFTRPVLVPDDDEGASVDITGVVGDVTETDGTRVARVDITAKFDGKTVLGRASAEVQLP, encoded by the coding sequence GTGAGCACTCCTGAGCCGAACCGCGTCGCGAAGGGGGACGCGTCCCCGCTGCAGGTGCACCTCACGCGGGCCGACCTGGTCCGCTACGCCGGTGCCTCCGGGGACTTCAACCCGATCCACTGGAGCGACCGCGTCGCCACCGGCGCCGGGCTGCCCGGCGTCATCGCGCACGGGATGCTGACCATGGCCACGGCCGGTCGGCTCGTCACCAACTGGATCGGCGACCCCACCGCGCTGCGCACGTTCGGCGTCCGGTTCACCCGCCCCGTTCTCGTCCCGGACGACGACGAGGGCGCGTCGGTGGACATCACCGGCGTCGTCGGCGACGTGACCGAGACGGACGGCACGCGCGTGGCCCGCGTGGACATCACCGCGAAGTTCGACGGGAAGACTGTCCTCGGCCGCGCATCGGCCGAGGTCCAGCTGCCCTAG
- a CDS encoding cytochrome P450, which translates to MSTTERSPDATTTPRPDLSDVEGFWTAPIPRRAAAFAGLRMNEPIPFYEEPLLTYVPQGPGYHALTRLDDVVEASRNPQIFRSGSGSTSVADMPPEFNEFFGSMINMDDPRHARLRRIVSRGFTPRRLAQLTEDVERSARQIVDDVIDAGECDAVTQISARLPLKIVCDMMGVPASQYEFVFDRSNVILGAADPEYVPDAGNIVAALLGAGADLAGLMKELGEERTKNPTDDVTSALVNAEIDGERLTPEELASFFVLLVVAGNETTRNAISWGINLLTEHPEQRDIWLADLDGVTPTAVDEIVRWASPVIFMRRTLETDAVLGGKQLTAGEKVLLFYWAANRDPAHFTDPEGFDVRRSPNPHVGFGGAGPHYCLGAHLARREMSVMFRELLTRIPDIHTTGEPQRLRSMFINGIKHLPVAFTPGGKK; encoded by the coding sequence ATGTCGACGACCGAACGGTCACCCGACGCCACCACCACCCCCCGACCGGATCTCTCCGACGTCGAGGGTTTCTGGACCGCGCCGATCCCCCGGCGGGCAGCCGCGTTCGCCGGGCTGCGGATGAATGAGCCGATCCCCTTCTACGAGGAGCCGCTGCTCACCTACGTCCCACAGGGCCCCGGCTACCACGCCCTGACCCGGCTCGACGACGTCGTCGAGGCCAGCCGGAACCCGCAGATCTTCCGCTCGGGCAGTGGCTCGACCTCCGTGGCGGACATGCCGCCGGAGTTCAACGAGTTCTTCGGCTCGATGATCAACATGGACGACCCGCGGCACGCCCGGCTGCGCCGCATCGTCTCCCGCGGCTTCACCCCGCGCCGCCTCGCCCAGCTCACCGAGGACGTCGAGCGCTCGGCCCGGCAGATCGTGGACGACGTGATCGACGCCGGCGAGTGCGACGCCGTCACCCAGATCTCGGCCCGGCTCCCGCTGAAGATCGTCTGCGACATGATGGGCGTCCCCGCGAGCCAGTACGAGTTCGTCTTCGACCGCTCGAACGTCATCCTCGGCGCGGCCGATCCGGAGTACGTGCCGGACGCGGGCAACATCGTCGCCGCGCTGCTCGGCGCCGGGGCGGACCTGGCCGGGCTGATGAAGGAACTCGGCGAGGAGCGCACGAAGAACCCGACGGACGACGTCACGTCCGCGCTGGTCAACGCGGAGATCGACGGCGAGCGCCTGACCCCGGAGGAGCTGGCGAGCTTCTTCGTGCTGCTCGTCGTCGCCGGGAACGAGACCACCCGCAACGCGATCAGCTGGGGCATCAACCTGCTCACCGAGCACCCGGAGCAGCGCGACATCTGGCTCGCGGACCTCGACGGGGTCACTCCCACCGCCGTCGACGAGATCGTCCGCTGGGCCTCGCCGGTGATCTTCATGCGGCGGACCCTCGAGACGGATGCGGTGCTCGGCGGCAAGCAGCTCACCGCCGGGGAGAAGGTCCTGCTCTTCTACTGGGCCGCGAACCGCGACCCCGCGCATTTCACCGACCCGGAAGGCTTCGACGTCCGCCGCTCCCCGAACCCCCACGTCGGCTTCGGCGGAGCCGGGCCGCACTACTGCCTCGGCGCGCACCTCGCCCGCCGCGAGATGTCGGTGATGTTCCGCGAGCTGCTCACCCGGATCCCGGACATCCACACGACCGGCGAGCCGCAGCGGCTGCGCTCGATGTTCATCAACGGGATCAAGCACCTGCCGGTCGCCTTCACCCCCGGAGGGAAGAAGTGA